ATTATGTCAGCCATCATCTGCTGAAACTAATCAAATACCCTCTTCCGGTGAGTGTGAATGTGTTGACTTTAAGACTGATCCgtgtttgtattttgtattctttatttcccTCCCGTTGCCTCCATCTACCAGCTGAACAGTTTCATGAAGTGTTGGAAGCCGTCCTCTCCGAAGAAGTCGAAGGAGCCCTGGGAGGTGCTCAGGTGGATCAGCAGGAGCACGAGCAGCACCACGGCCAGCAGAGGGATCAGCATGTTCCAGCCGGCCGCCAGGATGTTGTACCACTTGGCCTTGTCCGAGCACTCCTGGGCCATCTGCAGGTTGCCCTGAGTCTTCTGGTCCCtggcctgcacacacacaaacacacacatcattaCATGCAACCACTGGAGTGACAATAAGAATTAAAggtccctattatactgtttttcatcaatatattatggtatcagatatatacaaaacatgtctgatgtgtttggctccaaacggatcattgcagcatcccataatcccctctgtttcagccctgtttcaaaagtgctgattctgtgtctgttactttagatgaaaataaggagcccctccccacgcccctctgagagacatttggttaaaaaaaacacaatggtgctctaggaggagattcaggtgataagggggggggggattaccttggttgctgattggctaatggttacacaagccaaaacatcgttatgacatcataaaggggccaaaatctgatcagctcattttcagacaggtttttatagaaatggaaaaCAATTGAGCAAATCTtattttcagaatctctttatacagaggggacacatgtttatgtatacaatacatgaacaagtggattttgcataataggtgaccatTAAGTTTATTGCCAAGAAGTTTTCACATATTGCAATTTTGCTTCTGGGAGTATAGTAAGATCAATTACAATATTAAATAAGAGTCAATATAGAAATATTATTAAAGACAACATTGTATAAACTCCCAAAAATGtgtgagaaaaagaaaagaaaattcaatacaaatatgaTAAATAACGGTGAAGGAATATGGACAGTCTATCTGAATTTAGTAGAAGAACTGTatcacaaaaacaaaaaaccctaACCTTCATAATAGTTTAAAAACCCTTGAAGACCTAAACTATTTTACTCTcaaattattttaaaatcaatcaatcaatgtttatttatataacccaatatcacaaatgttaaatttgtctcagtggacttcacagtgtgtacagaatatcagtatgagaatatgataccctctgtccttagaccctctgtccttagaccctctgtccttagaccctcacatcgtacaaggaaacacttccagagaaaacccacagtttaaagggaacatggagaaacctcagggagagcaacagaggagggatccctctcccaggacggacagacgtgcaatagatgccgtgtgtaaattgaaaagataatacataggtagtccaaatgttaacATTATGCAATATAAAAGACGGTGCCTAAACACAATTTATGGACATACATAACAACAGTTTTACGTTGGCGTCGACACCCGTCTATTCTGTAAATAGTAAAAGGAGGTCAAACCACGGCATGTTATAATGTTCAGTTGTGTCTTTGCTTACAACCATTGGTTGTCCCATAATTCCTAGTTTTCCTGGACTGAGCGCAGATCAAGGTTGAGGGAGGGTGGAGTGATATTAAATCCTTGAGCTGCTCCTACGGTAAAGTGCATCGGTATATTTTAGACCGGATCAGGCGGAGTCCCTCCCTAGCACTCTCTAATTTCCCATGAGTACTTGCCCATTAGGAAGATGCCAATTACACCATTTTTAACTCCCCAGCCGAGCAGCCAGGCACCGTCTTTAATTTGAGCGTTGAGCCAATGCTAGGCCTGTGATTCAGAGCTGCGCCCTATGCACACAGACGAAAGATTAAAATACAGACTTCAATAAAGGGTATACACGCCCTTTGGTGGTCAGTTTTTCAGTAAACGTTTTAAAAAGGTAGTCACAGTTTGTTAAAACTCTGAATCTTCTTTTCGGTGAGCAAAGCGTTAGTTTTGATTTACTTTATTGTGTCTCCAAAGCTCCATTCCTGCGGTGAGGGCACacaaactgtatacagtgtgCGTCATTGGACCAGGGACAAAAGCAAGTCTCTACAATTTGAACATTTTGctttttacattttacaaaaattattttcttttttaacgAGAGCTGGCTGTGTTTGATTTCCCAATGTAGCATTTGCCTACTGTACATTATTTTATAGATTTTCTTGCCCACTCGACCTATGTTTCAGAAAAAGAAGGCTTAGTTCTCAAAGATCCTTCCCACTATAAGCAGATAAGGTTGCACCAAATTGTCAATATATTGCATAATGTTAACTTATTTTTCTAAATCTGTTTTTTGGTCAATTTTAGCATTTTTGCTGTTCCAGTTTATAtagcatttttattttttccagATTTCCAAAGTTTATCAGTCAATAAGAATCAATGAATGGGAAAGGCTCATAAGTATATTTCAAAAGACATTTCAAAAGGTTATTATAACAGTGTCAGATACACGACAGTGAACATTGGCTTGTGTTGTTGGACTCTGCAGTAAAACACATACGTTAAAAGTATCATTCAGTCATTGTTTTGACATCTTATTTTCAACATTAAACATGCATCCTGATCAGATCTTCTTCCTTTTGACGCCTGATTTAATTACTGAGATGTTGCAACAAACTGAAACATGCCTGTAAAGTGTTGCACACAAGTGTCTCACCTTGATGGAATAGATGAGAGCCATGAATCCCAGGCAGCAGAAGTTAACGTACAAGGTGTTGCACAGCGACCAGACTAGATAGTCCTTGGGAGGACACTTGTCAGCGTTGCCCATGTTCACCACGGTGGAAGCAGCTGGCTTTCGGGCAGATTTACTGTTGGTCAGCGGGGTGCAGTCCGAGGGGAAGTTGTACGAATGGTTGTCCATGGTTGCCGTGTAGATAGAAGATCCCCTGCTGTGTGTGGAAAGGTAAAACTGGCAAGCTGTTCAGGAGTTGGTGCACGGTACCTCTTTGGAAAAGTAGTGCCCCCCCTGTATGAGCGGCTTATAAAGGCCCATGAAGAGGGAGGTGACCGTGAGGGAACGCAAGGCCATCGTCCTTTAATACACAGTAGGTCTGTCATTATGTGGTCTGAGAGAGACTGAAATAGAGGGACAGAAAGCTGCATGAAGGAGAGGACAGAGAAAGAGACTGCGAATAGAAGGGAGCAGTGCGCAGTCTCTTCCAGTAAAGTGTCCATCACCTCGGCTGTCTTTTAAGGTCTGGTAGGCCAGGTGGTTGAGTAAAGTGTCGttggaggccttcagggaccagTCTGTAATGTGGTCTCTAATGGAACTGAGTGGGTGCAAAAAGGTCATATTTGATAACACATTTCTAAAATATTTGACAATTCCACGAGGTTTTGAGGTTATAAGACCTAAAATAAGGAAATCGTCCAGCTTAAAAACACTTTCTATTTAAGATGAAGCTCAAACAACGAGTTGATTAACAGAAAATACACTTTACTGATAGTGTTGGTCCTTTTCAAGCTTAAATGCCAACCATTCTCTGTTTCCAGCTTCTCAATGGGATGGTTGGCTGCTTCTGATTGTAACATAGTTGTTGATAGTTCACAAAATGCTGTGGTTTTTAGACTGCTGGTCAGGAAGTTGAAGGTCAGGTATCACATTAGTATCTAAAATGATGTTAATAGACATTCTTTTcttttatagttttttttttttagctcaAGGCTGAAGGTTTAGTGTAGGACAACAAGGGttgaaatacatttttattccatacatttttttgtatttattttgtcagaAGGCAGGATTAGCTCATAGGCCTATTTCATTTTTAAGCAAATAAATTCATTCAGTTACTCACGTTGGAGTTTCCAGAACAACCGCTGGGTATCCCCACGGCAGAACAGAGGTGTTTAGTGGCTTGTTAAAAGGAACAGCAGTAATTACTCATTTTTTTACAGATTTGCCCAGTGAAACCAGTGGGGTGAGCCATGCAAATATAACTTGCTTTCTGCCTATGCAAATTGATTGACACAGACACATAATTATTGACATAAACATCCTGCATGTGAGGGACACAATATGTTACAGTTGAGTATGTGCATGTTTTGTGTTAAAAAAAACCCACAACATTTCAAAACACAATGTACAGATTATTGAATAATCATCTAAAATTAAACTGAGCACTGGTTTGGTTTGGTTGCCCGTAGTGGGACATGTTCAATGTTGAAATGTGAAACAACACTGCCCCCGCTGGCATTTTACTGTATCAGCATCCATACTGACTGTAATAGCCATTTGTTCTTCATCATTTTGAACTAATAAACACACGTAACATGGGGACATAGAACAGACAATGACAGCCGCAGATTATAGAAACTACAAGTTATCAAACATGCACGACGAGTGCTAAGTGACACATTTTAACTTGTGTTTTCACCATTAGCGTAAATTATCTATATGACggagccaatcttatttgtaaCACTAGTCAAACCTTGAATACAATCTAACACAGCATCTTCGTATTTAACAcattgtgttaaaaatgtataGTTTGAAACGcgaaaatagaaataaaagctTAGCAGAGGATGGTTTCGATCCATCGACCTCTGGGTTATGGGCCCAGCACGCTTCCGCTGCGCCACTCTGCTGCCTGCCATATAAGTTAACCTTTATAATTATATACTTTTCATATTTGGATTTAAGCAACGATGTGACACGATTCCAGTGAACTATCGTTCTTGTAGAAAATATATGTTATCGTTTATAGTCCAAGATATGTTTAGTGTAAGCAAAGcaagaaataataataaatgagtGTCTTCAGTGTCGGTTACATACGATAGGAACTCTGTGTCTCCGTCTCTCAGACTTTGTGAAACCACACTAAAGAAGATATTCTTGCCCACATTTAATAACCCATACACAAACTATTCCTACAGCTACAAAAACGTTTTACATCATCAAATGATCACTTATAAACTGTAGAACCAAGCACTATGACCgtcgtcatcagcagg
This region of Pseudochaenichthys georgianus chromosome 6, fPseGeo1.2, whole genome shotgun sequence genomic DNA includes:
- the LOC117448688 gene encoding interferon-induced transmembrane protein 5-like, giving the protein MDNHSYNFPSDCTPLTNSKSARKPAASTVVNMGNADKCPPKDYLVWSLCNTLYVNFCCLGFMALIYSIKARDQKTQGNLQMAQECSDKAKWYNILAAGWNMLIPLLAVVLLVLLLIHLSTSQGSFDFFGEDGFQHFMKLFSW